A genomic segment from bacterium encodes:
- a CDS encoding c-type cytochrome, producing MTRLTFLLTLLLAVLLVLLACETKKEAPPENLTNPPAAVINEAALAAFAPLPQSFDDADHPVTHAKVDLGRMLYHDARFSKAQDISCGSCHDLMNYGVDNKPTSPGHKGKLGARNSPTVYNSAGQFAQFWDGREPNVEAQALGPVMNPVEMAMPDEKRVLAVIKSMPEYVAAFEKAFPGEKNPVTFENFGKAIGAFERGLVTPSRWDRYLRGDKTALTEAEINGFNKFAEAGCTACHRGELIGGHIYQKAGAVKPWPNADDLGRYAITASEADKFVFKVPTLRNIAKTAPYFHDGKTMTLMGAINTMAEYQLGRALMPDEVSAIEAWLTSLTGDIPADYIGGHTLPPSTAKTPKPDPA from the coding sequence ATGACCAGGCTCACGTTTCTCCTGACCCTGCTTCTCGCCGTGCTTCTCGTGCTTCTTGCCTGCGAGACGAAAAAGGAAGCGCCGCCGGAAAACCTCACGAATCCGCCCGCGGCCGTGATCAACGAGGCCGCGCTCGCCGCGTTCGCGCCGCTTCCGCAAAGCTTCGACGACGCCGACCATCCCGTCACGCACGCCAAGGTGGACCTGGGGCGGATGCTCTACCACGACGCGCGCTTCTCGAAGGCGCAGGACATCTCCTGCGGCTCCTGCCACGACCTGATGAATTACGGCGTCGACAACAAGCCGACCTCGCCAGGGCACAAGGGCAAGCTCGGCGCGCGCAACAGCCCGACGGTCTACAATTCGGCGGGGCAGTTCGCGCAGTTCTGGGACGGCCGCGAGCCCAACGTCGAGGCACAGGCGCTGGGGCCCGTCATGAATCCCGTCGAGATGGCCATGCCCGACGAAAAACGCGTGCTCGCCGTCATCAAATCCATGCCCGAATACGTCGCGGCCTTCGAGAAAGCGTTTCCGGGCGAAAAGAATCCGGTAACATTCGAAAACTTCGGCAAGGCGATCGGCGCGTTCGAGCGCGGCCTCGTGACGCCGTCGCGGTGGGATCGCTACCTGCGGGGCGACAAGACCGCGTTGACCGAGGCGGAGATCAACGGCTTCAACAAGTTCGCCGAGGCCGGCTGCACCGCCTGCCATCGGGGCGAGCTCATCGGCGGGCATATCTATCAGAAAGCGGGCGCCGTGAAGCCGTGGCCGAACGCGGACGACCTCGGCCGCTACGCGATCACCGCGTCCGAGGCCGACAAGTTCGTCTTCAAGGTTCCCACGCTGCGCAACATCGCAAAGACCGCGCCCTACTTTCACGACGGCAAGACCATGACGCTGATGGGCGCCATCAACACCATGGCGGAATACCAGCTCGGCCGCGCGCTGATGCCCGACGAGGTGAGCGCCATCGAGGCGTGGTTGACATCGCTCACCGGCGACATCCCGGCGGATTACATCGGCGGACACACGCTTCCGCCGTCGACCGCGAAAACGCCCAAACCCGATCCCGCATGA